One window of the Vigna radiata var. radiata cultivar VC1973A chromosome 1, Vradiata_ver6, whole genome shotgun sequence genome contains the following:
- the LOC106759998 gene encoding uncharacterized protein LOC106759998 encodes MRRNDNARRVDEQGEREREGGRRIDARDREDGANFNGHNDGHRNVSGERVPTIADREIGTPGQAEGLHPFTACVMRTGMPENKVLPAMKRYGGSTDPIKHLRSFIDAMAVYSSDEMVWCRVFSLSLKGEALDWFHSLAPRTIDSFATIRRLFSQQYISSKAPGMTYTALMRIRQGREETLKGFTERFNRMARQVRNVDQRLIVSALTTALRPRPFVDYLYAEEPQSMADLQHKLASFIRIEEGKTHYKGHDNEPREQMRREGLSRGTQRKEERPVGHRRTDPPRMLQNVHHTPLNAPRARVMEEALRADLLKVVRAPTPLGANQNKYCKYHQNRGHTTEDCNTLKDKLESLIQAGHLQKXVQXHQASVPITTSHKKTKSRHDRSRSRSRSRERVTRGIINTISGGFPGGGPSISARKRHI; translated from the exons ATGAGGAGAAACGATAATGCCCGGAGAGTGGATGAGCAAGGCGAGCGTGAAAGAGAAGGTGGTAGGAGGATAGACGCAAGAGATAGAGAAGA TGGAGCCAATTTCAATGGCCATAATGACGGTCATCGAAATGTATCCGGCGAACGGGTTCCAACCATCGCCGATCGGGAGATTGGGACACCTGGTCAAGCAGAAGGCCTGCATCCATTCACAGCATGTGTAATGAGAACGGGCATGCCAGAAAATAAGGTGTTGCCTGCAATGAAAAGATATGGGGGTTCTACAGATCCTATTAAGCACCTCCGATCCTTCATCGACGCTATGGCGGTATATTCTTCGGATGAAATGGTATGGTGTAGAGTCTTTTCTTTATCATTGAAAGGAGAGGCTCTAGATTGGTTTCACTCGCTGGCACCCCGAACGATAGATTCTTTTGCCACTATCAGAAGGCTATTCAGCCAACAATACATATCAAGTAAAGCACCTGGAATGACGTACACAGCCCTGATGAGAATCAGGCAAGGAAGAGAGGAGACGCTCAAAGGGTTCACGGAGAGATTTAATCGGATGGCCCGACAGGTGAGAAATGTTGATCAAAGATTGATAGTCAGTGCCTTGACTACCGCCTTAAGGCCTAGACCTTTTGTGGACTACTTATACGCAGAAGAACCGCAAAGCATGGCCGATTTGCAGCATAAATTAGCAAGCTTTATCCgaattgaagaaggaaaaacTCACTATAAAGGCCATGATAATGAACCAAGAGAGCAGATGAGAAGAGAGGGACTGAGTAGAGGGACGCAAAGAAAGGAGGAACGACCGGTCGGGCACAGAAGGACAGATCCTCCCAGGATGTTGCAGAACGTGCATCACACACCTCTCAATGCTCCTCGCGCCAGAGTAATGGAAGAAGCTTTGAGAGCCGATTTGTTAAAAGTGGTCCGTGCTCCTACGCCTTTAGGAGCCAATCAAAACAAGTATTGCAAGTATCACCAAAACAGAGGACACACTACAGAAGATTGCAATACCTTAAAAGATAAGTTAGAAAGCTTGATCCAGGCCGGACATTTACAAAAGTTNGTGCAACNCCATCAGGCGTCAGTACCGATCACCACTAGTCATAAAAAAACCAAGAGTAGACACGATCGAAGTAGGAGCAGAAGCCGGAGTAGGGAAAGAGTCACAAGGGGCATTATAAACACCATTTCTGGTGGGTTCCCAGGCGGAGGCCCATCGATATCGGCCCGAAAGAGGCATATATGA